The Candidatus Nitrosocosmicus franklandus genome contains a region encoding:
- a CDS encoding DNA-directed RNA polymerase subunit K, which translates to MAIKRIRKKSGTNKGDNIEKNNNEDNSENSLGVDSTEIQLESKTKEEEDITKKYKTYEADVDFKLREVDSKSEEIIIGPNRLTRFEKARITGARSLQLSLGAPILTKIPLELTDTIMIARYELDKKSLPISIRRILPNGLYQDIPIGWTV; encoded by the coding sequence GTGGCTATTAAGAGAATAAGAAAAAAATCAGGTACTAATAAAGGTGATAATATTGAGAAAAACAATAATGAGGATAATTCTGAAAATAGCCTAGGAGTAGATAGTACCGAAATTCAACTGGAATCTAAAACTAAAGAAGAAGAAGATATAACAAAAAAATACAAGACTTACGAGGCAGATGTAGATTTCAAATTAAGAGAGGTTGACTCTAAAAGCGAAGAGATAATAATTGGTCCTAATAGGCTTACACGTTTTGAAAAAGCAAGGATTACTGGCGCAAGATCCTTACAGCTATCACTAGGGGCACCTATTCTGACGAAAATCCCATTGGAACTAACTGACACCATTATGATAGCCAGATATGAACTTGATAAGAAAAGTTTACCGATCTCAATTAGAAGGATTCTACCCAATGGTCTATACCAAGATATACCTATAGGATGGACTGTTTAA
- a CDS encoding glycerate kinase type-2 family protein has product MIKNRTSLLRYHKSKALRDSLNALEFALKTCSPEVLVKDAVELNNDIKIGDIDGKKRSFPLPKTRSILVIAVGKASEKMMNGLFSKLHDKISKGILIVPKGYDISEQQQSFLRNVTVIQSSHPIPNTRSLFASKSVVRELQNLDNIDMVIFLISGGSSSLIVSPLPGLALSDKREINRILISCGADINEINIVRKHLSQIKGGKILRFLNPRRQVVSLILSDVVGDDLSTIGSGLTYYDNSSFGDAISILRKYSIFAEQSDSIPKVSDVLKRGLGDNSLETVKLDEFQTLSTDNFLIGNNSNFCQKIISHLTSLGYVVDYKGSNLNMSTTEFLMFAKEAVNHLNKDKTAIVVGGELTTVIDKSKKGIGGRNQESICKMIKSLVIPKGSDYCIICFGTDGIDGSSKSAGGFLSPFTLESLRLKGLDVNSFIESHNSNLILKDLHSTIETGYTGTNFNDVYLFVKRS; this is encoded by the coding sequence TTGATCAAGAACCGAACCTCACTTCTGCGATATCACAAGTCTAAAGCTCTAAGAGATTCGCTCAATGCACTTGAATTTGCCCTTAAAACTTGTAGTCCAGAAGTGCTTGTAAAGGATGCAGTGGAACTGAATAATGATATTAAGATTGGGGATATTGATGGAAAAAAACGTAGTTTTCCTTTACCAAAGACCAGGTCCATATTAGTCATAGCCGTAGGTAAGGCATCAGAAAAAATGATGAATGGGTTATTTAGTAAACTGCATGATAAGATATCTAAAGGAATATTAATTGTTCCTAAGGGATATGATATTAGTGAGCAGCAACAATCCTTTTTGCGGAATGTTACAGTAATACAATCATCGCATCCAATTCCCAATACAAGAAGTCTTTTTGCATCAAAATCTGTAGTTAGAGAATTGCAAAATTTAGATAATATTGATATGGTAATTTTTTTAATCTCTGGTGGCTCATCTTCGCTAATAGTTTCCCCTTTGCCGGGTTTGGCCCTTTCAGATAAGAGAGAAATTAATAGAATACTAATATCGTGCGGAGCTGATATCAATGAAATTAACATAGTCAGAAAACATTTATCACAAATCAAGGGAGGCAAAATACTCAGATTTCTTAATCCTAGAAGACAAGTTGTTAGCCTCATTTTATCTGATGTCGTAGGGGATGATTTAAGTACTATTGGGTCAGGTCTCACTTACTATGACAATTCCTCTTTTGGGGACGCAATATCTATACTTCGAAAATACTCTATTTTTGCGGAACAATCAGATTCGATTCCTAAAGTCTCGGATGTATTGAAAAGGGGCTTGGGAGACAATTCACTTGAAACAGTAAAATTAGATGAATTTCAAACTTTAAGTACTGATAACTTTCTTATCGGAAACAACTCAAACTTTTGTCAAAAGATAATTTCTCATCTAACCTCACTTGGATATGTAGTTGATTACAAAGGTTCCAATCTGAATATGAGTACGACTGAATTTTTAATGTTTGCCAAAGAGGCCGTGAACCATCTTAACAAAGACAAGACAGCTATAGTTGTTGGAGGCGAACTTACTACTGTAATAGACAAATCCAAAAAAGGAATCGGAGGTAGGAATCAGGAATCAATTTGCAAGATGATCAAATCCCTAGTTATACCAAAGGGCTCGGATTACTGTATCATCTGTTTTGGGACTGATGGAATTGATGGTAGTTCCAAATCTGCAGGCGGCTTCCTCTCACCATTCACACTAGAGTCTCTTAGGCTCAAAGGATTAGATGTTAATAGCTTTATAGAGTCTCATAATTCAAACTTAATACTTAAGGATTTACATTCTACAATTGAAACCGGGTACACAGGCACCAATTTTAATGATGTATATTTATTTGTAAAAAGATCTTAA
- a CDS encoding DUF2203 domain-containing protein — protein sequence MFDFFTPARANSILPQVRSKLVGILNQREKVLELQSELSLAIEENIGHEKFFRIKNQLNKSITEMYQQIEEIEKMGIIIKSFEEGLIDFAAKRFDEEVWLCWKLGEDKIRFWHRKDEGFIGRKPLSIKGTFDEDDLEDLR from the coding sequence ATGTTTGATTTCTTCACACCGGCAAGGGCAAACTCGATCTTACCGCAAGTACGTTCGAAATTGGTTGGTATTTTAAATCAACGTGAAAAAGTTTTGGAATTACAATCCGAGCTAAGCCTTGCTATTGAAGAAAATATAGGTCATGAAAAGTTTTTTAGAATTAAGAATCAATTGAATAAATCCATTACTGAGATGTACCAGCAAATAGAAGAAATTGAAAAAATGGGAATAATAATAAAAAGTTTTGAAGAAGGTCTGATTGATTTTGCTGCCAAGAGATTTGATGAAGAGGTTTGGTTATGCTGGAAATTAGGTGAAGATAAGATAAGATTTTGGCATCGAAAGGATGAAGGATTTATCGGAAGAAAACCCTTATCAATCAAAGGAACTTTTGATGAGGATGACCTTGAGGATTTGCGTTAA
- a CDS encoding anthranilate synthase component I family protein — protein sequence MAMDLNKKLNKILVLKNGPKFLELDTNSPPFSIFKKISKEFDNCFIFESLDGPKELVESSIIGFDPKFSIKCTLRNLRIYYNQKEIYRQRIKDPLETIRSFFPSVKNKQYRYVGGLVGYFCYEAIRFWENIPIKKDLKYPLCHFGWYEDGIVYDHQKNKLEYFYYDKSRIERIKTLIETPELKTNMSKSSYSNLKRSINKSDFERKVNLIKKHLLNGDVFQTVLSKKITFEYHGDSLDFYEQLRSINPSPYMFYFKDNSNILLGASPEMLIRITGIHVETYPIAGSRPVSNDPRITNQYRKEMEGDKKEVAEHTMLVDLARNDLGKVCRFGTVRTPELMKVKRFSHIQHMVSHVIGILDSNHDIFDAFKAVFPAGTISGAPKIRAMEIISILEPESRGPYAGAIGYFSFNRCCDFAITIRSAFLDNKKGFTQSGAGIVIDSIPSKEFQETEDKSRAVLTALERLNQKSPQNIFTRNK from the coding sequence ATGGCAATGGATTTAAATAAAAAGTTAAACAAAATTTTAGTTTTAAAGAATGGACCCAAATTTCTTGAGTTGGATACCAATAGTCCACCTTTTAGTATATTCAAGAAAATAAGCAAGGAATTTGATAATTGTTTCATATTTGAATCATTAGACGGACCAAAGGAACTAGTTGAATCATCTATCATAGGGTTTGATCCAAAATTTTCTATTAAATGTACTTTGAGAAATTTGCGTATATATTACAACCAAAAGGAAATTTATAGACAAAGGATTAAAGATCCATTAGAAACAATAAGAAGTTTTTTTCCTTCTGTCAAAAATAAACAATACAGATATGTTGGAGGTCTGGTAGGTTATTTTTGCTATGAAGCGATCAGATTTTGGGAAAATATACCTATAAAGAAGGATTTGAAATACCCTCTGTGCCACTTCGGTTGGTATGAGGATGGAATAGTTTATGATCATCAGAAAAATAAATTGGAATACTTTTACTACGATAAATCACGAATTGAGAGAATTAAAACATTAATCGAAACTCCGGAATTAAAAACCAATATGAGTAAGTCATCATACTCAAATTTGAAGAGAAGTATCAATAAAAGCGATTTTGAAAGAAAGGTAAATCTAATAAAAAAACACCTCCTTAATGGAGATGTCTTTCAAACTGTGCTGTCAAAAAAAATTACGTTTGAGTACCATGGCGATTCACTGGATTTCTATGAACAATTACGAAGCATCAATCCTTCTCCATATATGTTCTACTTTAAGGATAATTCAAACATATTATTAGGAGCAAGCCCTGAAATGCTAATTAGAATTACTGGCATACATGTCGAGACATATCCAATAGCAGGTTCAAGACCAGTTTCAAATGATCCCAGAATTACCAATCAATATCGAAAAGAAATGGAAGGTGATAAGAAGGAGGTTGCCGAACATACAATGCTTGTAGACTTGGCCAGAAATGATTTGGGAAAAGTATGCCGGTTCGGAACGGTCAGAACACCCGAACTAATGAAAGTAAAGAGGTTTAGCCATATACAACATATGGTTTCTCACGTAATAGGGATTTTGGACAGTAATCATGATATTTTTGATGCATTTAAGGCAGTATTTCCTGCAGGAACAATTTCTGGAGCTCCAAAAATAAGGGCCATGGAAATAATAAGCATTCTAGAACCAGAAAGCAGGGGACCGTACGCTGGTGCGATCGGATATTTTTCTTTTAATCGATGCTGCGATTTTGCAATCACTATTAGATCAGCATTCTTGGACAATAAGAAGGGGTTTACACAGTCAGGAGCCGGAATAGTTATTGATTCTATACCCAGTAAAGAGTTTCAAGAAACAGAAGATAAATCAAGAGCAGTTCTGACCGCACTTGAAAGACTGAATCAGAAATCACCTCAAAATATATTTACTCGGAATAAATGA
- a CDS encoding threonine synthase has protein sequence MRSGAKKKCINPSCGIEYSIDNDIYRCSCGFLLDVVYDEIPNKNLIETFYQRRNYMGNIFNESGVWRYRELLNFVGIDTEDIHECSKFLVSLDGSEGRSSRPYQMSKVANYVDIQSENFYLQPEGYNPSGSFKDNGMAAAVTHAKLLSVKKIVCASTGNTSASAAMYASNEDLECDVYIPRGEIAPGKLGQAFQFGAQVIEVDGNFDDALSLSLINATKEGGYTVNSLNPFRIEGQKTIVFRIMEHLNWNPPDWIVYPGGALGNISSCGKALMELYKWGWIKRIPRVLVVNANGADTFYRLVNGLFDNSKLSWNGGKIDTQLIERFYRYQDINKISPKTLATAIQIGKPANIAKALRTIDFTNGIVESVDDIDMLDGMAVVGLNGFDCEMASGSVPAGIKKLRKKEIIKKDEVVVGVLTGRQKDPSLAINYHLNKSNMFAKPPRDHLT, from the coding sequence ATGAGGTCTGGTGCAAAGAAAAAATGTATTAATCCTTCTTGTGGGATTGAATATTCAATTGATAATGATATATATCGCTGTTCTTGTGGATTTCTATTAGATGTTGTATACGACGAAATTCCCAACAAGAATCTTATAGAAACCTTCTACCAGAGACGGAATTACATGGGAAATATTTTCAACGAAAGTGGAGTCTGGAGATATCGTGAGTTATTGAATTTTGTTGGTATTGACACGGAAGATATCCACGAATGTTCCAAATTTTTAGTCTCACTAGACGGATCGGAAGGTAGATCATCACGACCTTATCAAATGAGTAAGGTTGCAAATTATGTAGATATCCAATCAGAAAATTTTTATCTTCAGCCTGAAGGTTACAATCCCAGTGGTTCCTTTAAGGATAACGGAATGGCCGCTGCAGTTACCCATGCAAAACTCCTGTCAGTTAAAAAAATAGTGTGTGCTTCTACGGGAAATACATCGGCTTCTGCTGCTATGTATGCTTCAAATGAAGATTTAGAATGTGACGTTTACATACCTCGAGGAGAAATAGCTCCAGGTAAGCTTGGTCAGGCATTTCAATTTGGTGCCCAAGTGATAGAAGTTGATGGGAATTTTGATGATGCGTTGTCACTGTCATTAATTAATGCTACGAAGGAAGGTGGCTATACGGTTAATTCTCTCAATCCATTTAGGATCGAGGGTCAAAAAACTATTGTTTTTAGAATTATGGAGCACCTAAATTGGAACCCTCCTGATTGGATTGTCTACCCTGGTGGTGCATTGGGTAATATATCAAGCTGTGGTAAGGCCTTAATGGAACTTTATAAATGGGGGTGGATTAAGAGAATTCCTCGTGTTTTGGTAGTCAACGCAAACGGTGCTGATACTTTTTATAGATTAGTTAATGGATTGTTTGATAACTCTAAACTTAGTTGGAATGGCGGTAAGATTGACACACAACTTATCGAAAGGTTTTATCGTTACCAGGATATCAACAAGATTTCACCTAAGACTTTGGCAACCGCAATTCAAATTGGAAAACCAGCTAACATCGCAAAAGCACTGAGGACCATTGATTTTACAAATGGCATAGTTGAATCAGTAGATGACATTGATATGCTCGATGGAATGGCTGTGGTCGGATTGAATGGATTTGACTGCGAAATGGCTTCAGGTTCTGTACCAGCGGGGATTAAGAAATTGCGTAAAAAAGAGATTATCAAAAAAGATGAAGTTGTTGTTGGGGTATTAACCGGAAGACAGAAAGACCCGTCGTTAGCTATTAACTATCATTTGAATAAATCTAATATGTTTGCTAAGCCACCTCGCGATCACTTAACTTGA
- a CDS encoding asparagine synthase C-terminal domain-containing protein — protein MVNPCDEIRFLLNEACKAVPNESILLSGGLDSSILLLYIKPRNAITISINGMSSDYIYASKITKKIETSHKIIHPEDNIVLECLDELVSDYKTFDPIFLRNMAVQLIGFKKLSEMNFRSVVTGDGADELFAGYNFLHKYNKEPILLESKLQALIQNMNFDWMTLAKKYGLDIYCPFLDKDIINFARSLSVRVKIRENNGTVFGKYFLRECFEDVLGKDIVWRKKEAMESGSGMSQFMNRFIMKISDEDYINGYRAAKMDNVTIRDKEHLYYYQIYRKYFPAPIDDPANQIQTYKICSYCKSKLGYHGSFCKVCGAYPI, from the coding sequence GTGGTCAATCCATGCGATGAGATTCGATTTCTTTTAAATGAGGCCTGTAAAGCAGTTCCTAATGAATCCATTTTACTTTCAGGGGGATTGGATAGTAGTATCCTGCTATTATACATAAAACCAAGAAATGCGATCACTATTTCGATTAATGGTATGTCTAGTGATTATATATACGCATCCAAAATCACAAAGAAAATTGAAACAAGTCATAAAATCATTCATCCTGAAGATAATATAGTACTCGAGTGTCTAGATGAGCTTGTATCTGATTACAAGACTTTTGATCCAATATTTCTTCGAAACATGGCAGTACAATTGATTGGATTCAAAAAATTGAGCGAGATGAATTTTCGATCGGTAGTCACCGGTGATGGGGCCGACGAACTTTTCGCAGGTTATAACTTTCTACATAAATATAACAAAGAGCCAATTCTACTTGAATCCAAATTACAAGCCTTGATACAAAATATGAATTTTGATTGGATGACTTTGGCTAAAAAATATGGATTGGATATCTACTGTCCCTTCTTAGACAAAGATATAATCAACTTTGCCAGATCTTTATCAGTCAGAGTTAAAATCAGAGAAAATAATGGAACAGTCTTTGGAAAGTACTTTCTAAGGGAATGTTTTGAAGATGTATTGGGAAAGGATATTGTCTGGAGAAAAAAAGAAGCTATGGAAAGTGGTTCGGGAATGTCCCAATTTATGAACAGATTTATTATGAAAATTTCTGATGAAGATTATATAAATGGTTATAGGGCTGCTAAAATGGATAACGTAACAATTAGAGACAAAGAACATTTGTATTACTATCAAATATACAGGAAATATTTCCCAGCTCCTATAGATGATCCTGCAAATCAGATTCAAACTTATAAAATATGTTCTTACTGTAAATCTAAATTAGGATACCATGGATCATTTTGCAAAGTATGTGGCGCATACCCAATTTAG
- a CDS encoding Snf7 family protein: MSFSNKWIKPQNEIGNVGMKLLENIKPPSPLKPRIEEAQKRLHSQISKLESMSAKMEEKDQIIFKRIISAMQNHDSQYAKILSNELSQIRKMNKMITSAKLALEQIQLRLNTITELGDVVVTLSPAMSVIKNIQGGLNSMIPEAGQSFGKITDILNGIMNDSGQIPTASEISGNTGSVSEDALKIIEEASAIVEQNMKDKFPDLPTSGLDSKISESNSLY, from the coding sequence ATGTCTTTTAGCAACAAATGGATTAAACCACAAAATGAAATAGGTAATGTAGGTATGAAATTATTAGAGAACATCAAACCTCCATCTCCATTAAAACCACGAATAGAAGAAGCACAGAAGAGACTTCACTCGCAGATTTCAAAATTAGAAAGTATGTCTGCAAAAATGGAAGAAAAAGATCAAATCATTTTCAAGAGAATTATAAGTGCCATGCAAAATCACGATAGTCAATATGCCAAGATTCTTTCAAATGAGCTTTCACAAATTAGGAAAATGAATAAGATGATAACATCAGCAAAATTGGCATTAGAACAAATCCAACTCAGACTGAATACTATTACCGAATTAGGGGATGTAGTAGTGACACTAAGCCCTGCAATGTCTGTAATAAAGAACATTCAAGGTGGATTAAACTCAATGATACCAGAGGCAGGACAGTCGTTTGGAAAGATAACTGATATTCTAAACGGTATTATGAATGATTCAGGACAAATACCTACAGCGTCCGAAATTAGTGGTAACACAGGTAGTGTGAGTGAAGACGCCCTTAAAATCATAGAAGAGGCAAGTGCCATAGTAGAGCAAAATATGAAAGACAAATTTCCCGATTTACCAACTTCGGGACTGGATTCAAAGATATCCGAGAGCAATTCCTTATATTGA
- the bioA gene encoding adenosylmethionine--8-amino-7-oxononanoate transaminase, with the protein MYKNDNIWYPYTQMAESSKIYKKRIIKSGQDFHFVDERGQKYLDGISNMWCNVWGFNENNITNAMIDQIKKIPHSTIFGLSNLKSMELSRYFLKLTKGMDKIFYTDNGSSAIESALKIATQYWSNQGKETKTRFLSVKSSYHGDTMGAMSVGYVDLYFKKYKHILFPTVTVPKPIGSRLDVSNREIDTDRVIEKTEKIIEENSDKAIALIMESGAQIAGGVNIYPAGYQKRVAELCRKYNVLFILDEIATGFGRLGNMIEYIAQDSIPDIACFGKAITGGYFPLAITTASRKVYEEFEGEWIDQKHLYHGHTFSGHPVGCTAVIENIKMYRKNKLISKIRKNSNLLVKRLTEFNQFPIVSNIRGKGLLAAFDLVKNGNPIKSINGAPISMFIIKESLRRGVYLRSLGSTIVIIPPLAIDKDSLEIILNTQFEIVAEIYKSIK; encoded by the coding sequence TTGTATAAGAATGATAATATTTGGTATCCATATACCCAGATGGCGGAATCCTCCAAAATTTATAAGAAACGAATCATCAAGTCAGGTCAGGATTTTCATTTTGTAGATGAGCGTGGACAAAAATATTTGGACGGTATATCAAATATGTGGTGCAATGTATGGGGATTTAATGAAAATAATATTACGAATGCAATGATTGACCAGATAAAAAAGATCCCTCATTCCACGATTTTTGGTTTGAGTAATCTTAAGTCAATGGAATTATCAAGGTATTTTTTGAAATTAACAAAGGGAATGGATAAAATTTTTTATACAGATAATGGATCCTCTGCTATCGAATCAGCATTAAAGATTGCTACACAATATTGGAGTAACCAGGGAAAAGAGACCAAAACAAGATTTTTATCAGTAAAATCAAGTTACCACGGAGACACTATGGGTGCTATGTCAGTAGGATATGTAGATTTATACTTTAAGAAATACAAGCATATACTTTTTCCCACAGTAACTGTTCCAAAACCGATAGGCAGTAGATTAGATGTTTCCAACAGAGAAATAGATACGGACCGTGTAATAGAAAAGACAGAAAAAATAATTGAGGAAAATTCTGATAAGGCGATTGCTTTAATTATGGAGAGCGGTGCCCAAATAGCTGGAGGAGTTAATATTTACCCTGCAGGATATCAAAAAAGAGTTGCCGAATTGTGTAGAAAATATAATGTTCTATTTATTTTGGACGAAATAGCTACTGGATTTGGGCGATTAGGTAACATGATAGAATACATAGCACAAGATTCGATTCCCGATATAGCATGTTTTGGGAAGGCTATTACAGGCGGTTACTTTCCGCTAGCAATTACAACAGCTTCAAGAAAAGTATATGAAGAGTTTGAAGGCGAATGGATAGATCAAAAGCATCTGTACCACGGTCATACCTTCTCAGGACATCCAGTCGGTTGTACGGCAGTAATTGAGAATATTAAAATGTATAGAAAAAACAAACTCATTTCCAAAATTCGAAAAAATAGCAATCTCCTAGTCAAAAGATTAACGGAATTTAATCAATTCCCTATCGTTAGTAACATACGCGGAAAAGGTCTACTAGCTGCCTTTGATCTAGTTAAAAATGGAAATCCCATCAAAAGTATAAATGGAGCACCTATTTCTATGTTTATAATTAAGGAGTCATTAAGACGAGGAGTCTATTTGCGTTCCTTAGGCTCGACAATTGTAATAATCCCTCCCCTTGCGATTGATAAGGATTCTCTGGAAATAATATTAAATACACAATTTGAAATTGTAGCAGAAATTTACAAGAGTATTAAATAA
- a CDS encoding recombinase family protein, with product MKYAFAYLRVSTEDQTVMNQKISLQRWAGAHDYQILDYFEDSSTSGKTAATSRPGFKELLNLVEKEEIDAVLVYELSRIGRTFWDTLEAIKAVERFTPLISCSPRESFLQTTEPSIRKLMLGILTWVAERERELLIQRTKDGIIRAKSVGKQIGRPLKKINDKELITLLSQNKSKASIAKELGISKTTLYKNLKLL from the coding sequence ATGAAATACGCATTTGCGTATCTGAGGGTGAGTACAGAAGATCAAACTGTGATGAATCAGAAAATCTCCCTGCAACGATGGGCTGGAGCTCATGATTATCAGATCCTCGACTACTTTGAAGATTCTTCAACTAGTGGCAAGACTGCTGCAACTTCTCGTCCCGGATTTAAAGAGCTGCTAAATCTAGTTGAAAAGGAAGAAATTGATGCAGTGTTAGTATATGAACTCTCTAGAATCGGGCGTACCTTTTGGGATACATTAGAAGCTATAAAAGCTGTGGAGCGATTTACTCCACTAATCTCGTGCTCCCCACGAGAATCATTTCTACAAACAACAGAACCTAGCATTAGAAAGTTAATGTTGGGTATTCTAACGTGGGTAGCCGAACGAGAGAGAGAGCTATTGATTCAAAGAACTAAAGACGGGATTATCCGAGCAAAATCAGTGGGTAAACAGATAGGTAGGCCATTAAAGAAGATAAATGATAAGGAATTAATAACATTATTGTCTCAAAATAAATCAAAAGCTTCTATAGCGAAAGAATTGGGAATATCCAAAACTACATTGTACAAGAATCTAAAACTATTGTGA
- the bioB gene encoding biotin synthase BioB: MTNSNRDFILNMMSTVLEGHKIKFDDALKLIRSDDVNTLAACAKELTQRFVGNHIDVETLINAKSGTCPEDCSFCAQSSFNSTIIEKYPLLPPEKILEQAENALKNGANSFCIVCAYRAPPEKDFRQICETIKLIRKNLDIEVNASLGFMTMQRAKELKSLGVKRYNHNLETAKSYFDKICNTHSYQDRIDTAKIIKNAGLELCCGGIIGMGESVEQRVELGMALASLNPDEVPINVLIGREGTPLHGQNFITKKEILQTVATFRFLMPKTILKIAGGREVHLKGDDKKILQAGANGIITGGYLTTQGNKPIDDFKMLEEIGARQK, translated from the coding sequence TTGACCAATTCAAATCGTGACTTTATTTTAAATATGATGTCAACAGTATTGGAAGGCCATAAAATTAAGTTTGATGATGCTCTTAAATTAATTCGTTCTGACGATGTGAATACCCTAGCTGCCTGTGCAAAAGAATTAACACAAAGATTTGTTGGAAATCATATAGATGTAGAAACCTTGATTAACGCGAAGTCCGGCACATGTCCGGAAGATTGTTCATTTTGTGCCCAGTCTTCTTTCAATAGCACGATCATAGAAAAATATCCATTGCTGCCCCCAGAGAAAATATTAGAGCAAGCTGAAAATGCATTGAAAAACGGTGCAAACAGTTTTTGTATTGTTTGTGCATATAGAGCCCCTCCTGAAAAAGATTTCCGACAAATTTGTGAAACAATCAAACTGATACGAAAAAACCTTGACATCGAAGTTAATGCTTCATTAGGTTTCATGACCATGCAGCGAGCAAAAGAATTGAAAAGTTTGGGTGTCAAAAGATATAATCATAATTTAGAGACTGCAAAAAGTTATTTTGACAAGATATGTAATACACATTCTTATCAAGACAGAATCGATACTGCAAAAATTATTAAGAATGCAGGTCTAGAACTTTGTTGCGGGGGGATCATTGGTATGGGAGAGTCTGTAGAACAGAGAGTAGAATTAGGGATGGCATTAGCATCACTAAACCCTGATGAGGTTCCCATAAATGTGTTAATTGGAAGAGAAGGAACACCACTACATGGCCAAAATTTCATAACTAAAAAAGAGATACTTCAAACGGTTGCAACTTTTAGATTCTTGATGCCCAAAACCATACTAAAGATTGCAGGCGGACGAGAAGTTCACTTAAAAGGAGATGACAAAAAAATCCTACAGGCTGGTGCAAACGGAATAATTACAGGTGGTTACCTCACAACTCAAGGAAATAAACCCATAGATGACTTCAAGATGCTAGAGGAAATTGGTGCTAGACAAAAATAA